In Hymenobacter sublimis, a single genomic region encodes these proteins:
- a CDS encoding RluA family pseudouridine synthase: MKLPHFTDLILFEDEDFVIINKPPFLATLDERFGGAQNILRLAREHYDDIQACHRLDKETSGALALAKNPAAYRHLAMQFENREVKKVYHAVAWGVHDYDGLRVDRSIETTTKGKARLAYKGKPAVTLVRTLEAYARHTLLECQPITGRMHQIRLHLAYLQAPIVGDGMYGGDDFYLSSLKKKFNMKQGEDEQPFIKRFALHAAQLTFAKMDGEQVTIEAPYPKDFRVLVDTLRQYQ; the protein is encoded by the coding sequence ATGAAGCTGCCCCATTTCACTGACCTGATTCTGTTTGAGGACGAGGACTTCGTCATCATCAACAAGCCCCCTTTCTTGGCCACGCTCGACGAGCGGTTTGGCGGGGCGCAGAACATCCTACGCCTAGCGCGGGAGCACTACGACGATATTCAGGCCTGCCACCGCCTCGATAAAGAAACCAGCGGGGCCTTGGCCCTGGCCAAAAACCCGGCGGCCTACCGCCACCTGGCCATGCAGTTCGAAAACCGCGAGGTAAAAAAAGTGTACCACGCCGTAGCCTGGGGCGTGCACGACTACGATGGCCTGCGCGTGGATCGCAGCATTGAAACCACCACCAAGGGTAAGGCGCGCCTGGCATACAAGGGCAAGCCGGCCGTAACGCTGGTGCGCACGCTGGAAGCCTACGCCCGCCACACGTTGCTGGAATGCCAGCCTATTACCGGCCGCATGCACCAGATCCGGCTACACTTGGCGTACCTGCAGGCTCCCATCGTGGGCGATGGCATGTACGGCGGGGACGATTTCTACTTGTCGTCGCTCAAGAAGAAGTTTAACATGAAGCAGGGCGAGGATGAGCAGCCGTTTATTAAGCGGTTTGCCCTGCACGCCGCCCAGCTTACCTTCGCCAAAATGGATGGTGAGCAAGTAACCATTGAGGCCCCCTACCCCAAGGATTTTCGGGTGCTAGTCGATACGCTTCGGCAATATCAGTAG
- the rplM gene encoding 50S ribosomal protein L13 has product MDHLSFKTVSVNKANANKGWVVVDAADATLGRLASQIANMLRGKHKPSFTPNSDCGDNVIVINADNLRVTGKKMTDKIYITHSGYPGGQKRINLRDKKAKDSTRVIEHAVRGMLQGNKLGAEQFRNLFVYAGTSHPHEAQQPKAVSLTNL; this is encoded by the coding sequence ATGGATCATCTGAGCTTCAAGACGGTATCCGTCAACAAAGCCAACGCCAACAAGGGCTGGGTTGTGGTTGACGCCGCCGACGCTACCCTGGGTCGTCTGGCCAGCCAAATTGCCAACATGCTGCGTGGCAAGCACAAGCCCTCCTTCACGCCCAACTCGGATTGTGGCGACAACGTCATCGTCATCAACGCCGACAACCTCCGCGTGACTGGCAAAAAGATGACCGACAAAATTTACATCACCCACTCGGGCTACCCCGGCGGTCAGAAGCGCATCAACCTGCGCGACAAGAAAGCCAAGGACTCGACCCGTGTGATTGAGCACGCTGTTCGGGGCATGCTGCAGGGCAACAAGCTGGGCGCGGAGCAGTTCCGCAACCTGTTCGTGTACGCCGGCACCAGCCACCCCCACGAAGCTCAGCAGCCTAAAGCTGTTTCTCTCACGAATCTCTAA
- the rpsI gene encoding 30S ribosomal protein S9 — translation MEISNTSGRRKTSVARIYMQAGQGNITINGRDIKAYFANELLENIVNQPLATVEQVGQYDIKVNVRGGGISAQAEAIRLAISKALVGDNAEVRPALKKEGFLTRDPRMVERKKFGKRKARRSFQFSKR, via the coding sequence ATGGAAATCTCCAATACCTCTGGTAGAAGAAAAACCTCGGTGGCCCGCATTTACATGCAGGCCGGGCAAGGGAATATCACTATCAACGGCCGGGACATCAAGGCGTACTTCGCTAACGAGCTCCTGGAAAACATCGTGAACCAGCCCTTGGCGACGGTCGAGCAAGTCGGCCAGTACGACATCAAGGTAAACGTGCGCGGTGGTGGCATTTCGGCCCAGGCCGAGGCTATCCGTCTGGCCATCTCGAAAGCCCTCGTGGGCGACAACGCGGAGGTTCGCCCCGCGCTGAAAAAAGAAGGCTTCCTGACCCGTGACCCGCGCATGGTGGAACGCAAGAAATTCGGCAAGCGTAAGGCTCGTCGCTCGTTCCAGTTCTCGAAACGCTAA
- the rpsB gene encoding 30S ribosomal protein S2: protein MAQSTTYKELLDAGAHFGHLTRKWDPKMAPYIFMEKNGIHIIDLNKTLVSLEQASAAIRNIAKSGRKVMFVATKKQAQEIVTEEAKRLKMPFVTDRWLGGMLTNFTTVRKSLKKMSTIDKMVKENTAYAALAKRERLMLSREREKLERVLGGIADLSRLPAALFVVDVKREHIAVKEAQKLGIPVFAICDTNSNPELVQFPIPANDDASKSIQLIVSVMGKAIEDGLSERKVDKEDADKKQAEEEGIQEKQNADE, encoded by the coding sequence ATGGCTCAGTCCACCACATATAAAGAACTGCTTGATGCCGGTGCCCACTTTGGTCACCTTACGCGCAAGTGGGACCCGAAAATGGCGCCGTACATCTTCATGGAGAAGAACGGCATCCATATCATTGACCTGAACAAAACGCTGGTTTCGCTGGAGCAGGCTTCGGCCGCTATCCGCAACATTGCCAAGAGCGGCCGCAAGGTGATGTTCGTGGCAACGAAGAAGCAGGCGCAGGAAATTGTAACGGAAGAGGCCAAGCGCCTGAAAATGCCTTTCGTAACGGACCGGTGGTTGGGCGGCATGCTCACCAACTTCACTACCGTTCGCAAGTCGCTGAAGAAAATGAGCACCATCGACAAGATGGTGAAGGAAAACACCGCTTACGCTGCTCTTGCAAAGCGCGAGCGTCTCATGCTGTCGCGTGAGCGGGAGAAGCTGGAGCGTGTTCTGGGCGGCATCGCCGACCTGAGCCGCCTGCCCGCTGCTCTGTTCGTAGTAGACGTTAAGCGCGAGCACATTGCCGTGAAAGAAGCGCAGAAACTGGGCATCCCGGTTTTCGCTATCTGCGATACGAACTCGAACCCCGAGCTGGTTCAGTTCCCCATCCCGGCCAACGACGACGCTTCGAAGTCTATCCAGCTCATCGTGAGCGTAATGGGTAAGGCTATCGAGGATGGTTTGTCGGAGCGGAAAGTCGACAAGGAAGATGCCGACAAGAAGCAAGCCGAAGAAGAAGGCATCCAGGAGAAGCAGAACGCCGACGAATAG
- the tsf gene encoding translation elongation factor Ts, producing the protein MAAITAADVNKLRTMTGAGMMDCKKALTEADGDFEAARDILRKQGQKIADKRSENATSEGLVLAAVSEDGTNGKLVALACETEPVAKVEDFKNLAQQILATAVKSNAASKEELLASAQEDGRSLQEHITDLMGKIGEKLDVVAYENVTAEKVASYIHSDNKKGVLVAMKNVGGADVAAVGRDVAMQIVAMRPVALDKDGVDAATIEREIEIGKEQARSEGKPEAMLEKIAQGKLNKFYKENTLLNQEFVKDNSVTIAQLLDKTQKGLTISDFKRVAIVG; encoded by the coding sequence ATGGCAGCAATTACCGCCGCAGACGTGAACAAGCTGCGCACCATGACGGGTGCGGGCATGATGGATTGCAAAAAAGCGCTGACCGAAGCCGATGGCGACTTCGAAGCTGCTCGTGACATTCTGCGCAAGCAGGGCCAGAAAATTGCCGACAAGCGTTCAGAAAATGCTACCTCCGAAGGCCTCGTGCTGGCGGCCGTTAGCGAAGATGGCACCAACGGCAAACTGGTAGCGCTGGCTTGCGAAACCGAGCCCGTTGCCAAAGTGGAAGACTTCAAAAACCTGGCCCAGCAAATTCTGGCTACGGCCGTGAAAAGCAACGCCGCTTCGAAAGAAGAGCTGCTGGCTTCGGCCCAGGAAGATGGCCGCTCCCTGCAGGAGCACATCACCGACCTGATGGGCAAAATCGGGGAGAAGCTGGACGTGGTAGCGTACGAGAACGTAACGGCTGAGAAAGTAGCTTCCTACATCCACTCGGACAATAAGAAGGGCGTTCTGGTAGCCATGAAGAACGTAGGTGGCGCCGACGTAGCCGCCGTAGGCCGCGACGTAGCCATGCAAATCGTGGCCATGCGCCCCGTTGCTCTCGACAAAGATGGCGTTGACGCTGCTACCATTGAGCGCGAAATCGAAATCGGCAAGGAGCAGGCTCGTTCGGAAGGCAAGCCCGAGGCGATGCTGGAGAAGATTGCTCAAGGCAAGCTGAACAAGTTCTACAAGGAGAACACCCTGCTCAACCAGGAATTCGTGAAGGACAACTCGGTAACCATCGCCCAACTGCTCGACAAAACGCAGAAAGGCCTAACCATCTCGGACTTCAAGCGCGTAGCCATCGTAGGCTAA
- a CDS encoding DUF6624 domain-containing protein produces the protein MTANFAATAQTKPILYPKLSKTLDSLAYVDQWPMQRLFQQLPDSAGRNLVDVEKENYARHQPVLEKIVRQVGYPGFRQVGEKSAGNFWLLVQHADAHPDFQRRMLKLMLPEVKRQNASPVNYAYLTDRVATNAGQPQEYGTQVTYEGVGTPAAKAMPKSLRDPAHVNQRRAAIRMEPLEKYLDMMTKTHIEMNKPASAVQ, from the coding sequence ATGACTGCCAACTTCGCAGCCACAGCCCAAACTAAGCCGATTCTGTACCCGAAGCTGAGTAAAACGCTGGATAGCTTGGCATACGTAGACCAGTGGCCGATGCAGCGACTGTTTCAGCAGCTTCCTGATAGCGCCGGCCGAAACTTGGTAGATGTAGAAAAAGAAAACTACGCCCGCCACCAGCCCGTCCTGGAAAAAATTGTGCGGCAGGTCGGCTACCCCGGCTTCCGGCAGGTCGGCGAAAAAAGCGCCGGCAACTTCTGGCTACTGGTGCAGCACGCCGACGCCCACCCCGACTTCCAGCGCCGCATGCTCAAACTAATGTTGCCCGAGGTGAAGCGCCAAAACGCCAGTCCGGTCAACTACGCCTACCTCACCGACCGTGTAGCTACCAATGCTGGCCAGCCACAAGAGTATGGAACCCAAGTCACGTATGAAGGGGTGGGTACGCCCGCAGCCAAAGCAATGCCTAAGTCTCTGCGCGACCCAGCCCACGTCAACCAGCGCCGCGCCGCCATCCGCATGGAGCCACTGGAAAAGTACCTAGACATGATGACGAAGACCCACATTGAGATGAACAAACCGGCGTCAGCCGTGCAATAG
- a CDS encoding DUF3089 domain-containing protein, giving the protein MLTPLSRLATLAVLLTFASCITVIKPGKDFARNPEPEAPDYRMEDNWAALPDRRDSADLVPRHTLLHDQQRDAPADVFFVHPTTYFSRSQWNASLTDARVNRFTDASTIRKQASVFNSTARVYAPRYRQATLFSFFDEKSTDGKEALDLAYSDVKTAFQYYLDHYNQGRPVIIAGHSQGTFHATRLLREFFDQNPKLRKQLVAAYLIGYKVKPEEYQVLRPCDDSTQTGCYVGWNTVEWGHEYPPFQGGVAVNPLTWTRDTATAPARLNLGGVPYTFSGVDKRVVDAKVHNGLVWIHPTVRPGYPRFLLPGRSELRHSFHIADYSLFYYNIRQNAEARVRAYRMFMHGG; this is encoded by the coding sequence CGCTGGCCGTTTTACTGACTTTCGCTTCCTGTATTACCGTTATTAAGCCCGGCAAAGATTTCGCCCGCAACCCTGAGCCGGAAGCGCCTGATTACCGCATGGAGGACAACTGGGCCGCGCTGCCCGACCGCCGCGATTCCGCTGACCTCGTCCCACGCCACACTTTACTGCACGACCAACAGCGCGACGCGCCCGCCGACGTCTTCTTCGTGCATCCTACTACCTATTTCAGCCGGTCTCAGTGGAACGCCAGCCTGACCGATGCGCGCGTGAACCGCTTCACCGATGCCAGCACAATCCGCAAGCAAGCCTCCGTATTTAACAGCACGGCCCGCGTGTACGCCCCGCGTTACCGGCAGGCCACGCTGTTTTCCTTTTTCGACGAGAAAAGCACGGACGGTAAAGAAGCCCTGGACCTGGCGTACAGCGACGTAAAAACCGCTTTTCAATACTACCTCGACCACTACAACCAGGGCCGGCCCGTCATTATTGCTGGTCACAGCCAAGGCACGTTTCACGCCACGCGGCTGCTACGAGAGTTTTTCGACCAGAACCCCAAGCTGCGCAAGCAGTTGGTGGCAGCCTACCTTATTGGCTACAAAGTAAAACCCGAGGAATACCAGGTCCTGCGCCCCTGCGACGACTCCACCCAAACCGGCTGCTACGTGGGCTGGAACACCGTGGAGTGGGGCCACGAGTACCCACCTTTTCAGGGCGGCGTAGCCGTAAACCCGCTCACCTGGACCCGCGATACGGCTACCGCTCCCGCCCGCTTAAACCTGGGTGGCGTGCCCTATACCTTCAGCGGGGTTGATAAGCGCGTGGTTGACGCCAAAGTCCACAACGGCCTCGTCTGGATCCACCCAACCGTGCGCCCCGGCTACCCCCGTTTCCTGCTGCCCGGCCGCTCCGAGCTGCGCCATTCTTTCCACATCGCCGACTACTCCTTGTTCTACTACAATATCCGCCAGAACGCTGAAGCGCGCGTCCGGGCCTACCGTATGTTTATGCACGGGGGGTAG